The region TCGTGAGTGTCGCCGAGAAGGAGGCGCTCCTGCGCACCGGACGCAGTTACGGCACGCTCCTGACCCCGGAAGAGGCGCCCGGGGCCATTCAGCTGCACGCCTACCGGGCCGCGCTGGACCGCGGCGCTCCACACCTGGGCCCGCTGCTTGCCGGCCTCTCACGCACGCTGCTGTCGGCCAACGCCCCGGCCGTCTACGTGTCCCTGGCCCGCGCCGGAACGCCGGTGGGATGCGTCCTCAGGCGCCTCGCGGGCCTGGCCGGGCGCGACGTGCCGCATTACACCGTGAGCATTATTCGCGGTGAAGGCCTTGACCCGGTGGCGCTGCAGCTTATCCGCCGGCGTCATCCGGACGCGACCCTGGTGTTCATCGACGGCTGGAGCGGCAAAGGGTCCATCGCCAGCACCCTTCGGGCGTCCGTGCCGGCGGACCTGCGGTGGCGCCTGGCGGTCCTCAGCGATCCGGCGGGCGTGGCGGACCATCCGGCCACCTACGAGGACCTGCTGCTGCCTCACGCCGCCTTGAACGCCACCGTCAGCGGTCTGCTCAGCCGCAGCTTCACCGTGGCCCGGGGTGAACTGCACGGCGCCCGCCTGGAAACGGCCCTGGCGGATTTCGACGTGAGCCGGGCGTATGTGGACGAACTGACTGAACTGGCCCGGTACGCCCAGCCGGCGCTCCCACCGCTCCCGGGCCGCCGGCCGGTGGATCCTGTGACGCCTGTCTTCCAGCTCGCCGGGCAGCTGGGGGTCCTCAACCCGCATCACGTCAAGCCCAGCGTGGGTGAAGCGACCCGGGTGTTTCTGAGGCGCCGGCCCGGTCATCTGCTGCTGCGCCGCCCCGATCATCCGGATACCCTGCACCTGCAGGCGCTGGCCGCCCACCAGGGCGTGCCGGTGGTGGTGTGTCCTGATCTGCCGTACCTCGCTGCCGCCCTCATCCACGCTGGAGACGCCGAATGAGCCCGACGCTGTTGTCTGACGCTGCCCTGGCGGGCGCCGGCGCCGGCACCCCCCTGGGCGCCAGCCTGTACGCCCCGGCCACCCGGCCTGACCTGGTGGCGCTGGGCACCACGCGCCATCCCGGGCTGGGCAGCATCATCTACTGCACCGAGGACGCCGTTCGCGAAGAGGACGTCGGTGTGGCGCTCGCCACGCTTGAATCGGCGCTGCCCCAGCTTGTTCAGCAGCCTGGCCCCCGGCGCTTCATCCGCGCCCGCAACCCGGCGGTGCTGCGCGCCCTGCTGGCGTTTGATCTGCGCGGTATTGACGGCTTCGTGCTGCCCAAAATTCATGACCGCAACCTCGGGGCGTACATGACGCTGCTCGCCGACCGGCCGGCGCTGCTGGTGATGCCCACCCTCGAGACCCGCGAGGCGCTGAGTGAGCACCGCATGCTGCTGCTGCGCGACCTGATTTTTCAGGAGGACTGGCAGGGGCGGGTGCTGTGCTTCCGCATTGGAGGCAACGACCTAATGAGTGCCCTGGGCGTACGCCGCGCCGCTGGCCGGACCCTGTACGAAGGACCACTGGAACGGGTGATCAGCATGCTGATCGGGGTGTTCAAACCGCACGGTTTTCTCCTGTCGAGCCCGGTGTACGAAGTCTTTGACGACCTGGCGACACTGGCGCGCGAAGTGCGGCAGGACCTGGAATATGGGCTGAGCGGCAAGACCATTATTCACCCCGTGCAGCTGGCCACGGTCCTCGAAGGCTACCGGGTGACCGAAAATGACCTCGCCGAGGCGCACGCCATCCTGGCGCCGGACGCACCGGCGGTGTTCAAGATGAATGGCCGGATGTGTGAACCAGCCACGCACGCCCGGTGGGCCCACGATATTGTGCGCCGCGCCGAGCAGTACGGGACGCTCCCGGCCCAGTCGAGTGAGGCGCTGCATTTCTAGGCCGGCGCCAGCGCCGGGTCCCAGGCCCCCACGCACGCTGTGGGCGCCCCCTCTCACCCCGCGCCGCTATGCTGGGAACGTTTCACAGGTCCGTCTGGTTCCGCTGGTCTGCGTCGCAGACGGTCAGCCGGTCCCGCTGAAACTCCGGAGGTCAACATCGGTTTCCTCTACGCAGGCACAACGATGGCGGGTCAGGTGGTGTGGCGCCGTGCCAGCACGTCCAGCAGGGCGTCCGGCACTCTGGCCCGCCCGGCCGGTGGCCGGCACCGCGCCCAGACGCCGCACCCGCGACCGGATTCACCAGGCTGCGGCACGAGGTCGCCTGAACTTTGGCACAATCGAGCCCGTGCAGGCCACCGGCCTGGTGGCCTGCACGCAGGGTCCGCCGCGTGGCCGTATCTCTGGCGGAGGTCAAGGCCAGGGGCGACTGAGCTTCAGCTGCGGGCAGGTCCACCCGCCGCAGCCTGATCCGGTTGAATTCGGTTC is a window of Deinococcus taeanensis DNA encoding:
- a CDS encoding HpcH/HpaI aldolase/citrate lyase family protein; the protein is MSPTLLSDAALAGAGAGTPLGASLYAPATRPDLVALGTTRHPGLGSIIYCTEDAVREEDVGVALATLESALPQLVQQPGPRRFIRARNPAVLRALLAFDLRGIDGFVLPKIHDRNLGAYMTLLADRPALLVMPTLETREALSEHRMLLLRDLIFQEDWQGRVLCFRIGGNDLMSALGVRRAAGRTLYEGPLERVISMLIGVFKPHGFLLSSPVYEVFDDLATLAREVRQDLEYGLSGKTIIHPVQLATVLEGYRVTENDLAEAHAILAPDAPAVFKMNGRMCEPATHARWAHDIVRRAEQYGTLPAQSSEALHF
- a CDS encoding cysteine protease StiP domain-containing protein yields the protein MTPMPRVPLQSTFAPGDVEVLLQPGEVQLVSVAEKEALLRTGRSYGTLLTPEEAPGAIQLHAYRAALDRGAPHLGPLLAGLSRTLLSANAPAVYVSLARAGTPVGCVLRRLAGLAGRDVPHYTVSIIRGEGLDPVALQLIRRRHPDATLVFIDGWSGKGSIASTLRASVPADLRWRLAVLSDPAGVADHPATYEDLLLPHAALNATVSGLLSRSFTVARGELHGARLETALADFDVSRAYVDELTELARYAQPALPPLPGRRPVDPVTPVFQLAGQLGVLNPHHVKPSVGEATRVFLRRRPGHLLLRRPDHPDTLHLQALAAHQGVPVVVCPDLPYLAAALIHAGDAE